Proteins co-encoded in one Nicotiana sylvestris chromosome 7, ASM39365v2, whole genome shotgun sequence genomic window:
- the LOC104210938 gene encoding probable serine/threonine-protein kinase WNK5 isoform X1 → MHKVRMFKLNSELEYVEMDSSKRYGRFEEILGKGATKIVYKAFDELLGIEVAWNQVKLNDVFRSPEELQRLYSEVHLLKELDHESIMKFHASWINVEGRTFNFITEMFTSGTLREYRHKYKRVNIRAIKNWARQILKGLAYLHGHNPPVIHRDLKCDNIFVNGHLGQVKIGDLGLATILCGSHHAHSVIGTPEFMAPELYEEDYDELVDVYSFGMCVLEMLTSEYPYSECSNPAQIYKKVTSGKLPKAFYKISDAEAQIFVGRCLNTASERPSASELLRDPFLAVDEDEQLSPVINLPFHQKFTPNGEQNEVPCQSDDSVLGGTDMIITGTMNPADDTIFLKVQISQKNGKARNIFFPFDISNDTAMEVAVEMVKELDITDWDPLQIADMIDQEISALIPTWKNSQNSVQNYEQQHSFNYVEDDDENHRNLFYYISSHSSSQLSLPGLLPSYHQEKLDHDWLQDELKPYDDSSSQCSMNSYGSYNNLNFCSLQEDDADLNYKKAESQYCTDQKTNKCTTRFCPETNMSKNQSALMNQHPKLTKVKSLVDIRSQLMHRSLVEEINKRRLFNTVGAVENIGYHDPAFKKSHGLGW, encoded by the exons ATGCATAAAGTTCGGATGTTTAAATTAAACTCGGAGTTGGAATATGTGGAAATGGATTCATCTAAACGCTATGGACGT TTCGAAGAAATCCTTGGAAAAGGAGCAACAAAGATAGTGTATAAGGCATTTGATGAATTACTAGGAATAGAGGTAGCTTGGAACCAAGTGAAACTCAATGATGTGTTTAGATCACCTGAAGAATTACAAAGGCTCTACTCAGAAGTCCATCTCCTCAAGGAACTTGATCATGAATCCATCATGAAATTCCATGCATCTTGGATCAATGTTGAAGGCAGAACCTTCAACTTCATCACTGAAATGTTTACCTCTGGCACTCTTAGAGA GTATAGACACAAGTATAAGAGAGTAAATATACGTGCAATCAAGAATTGGGCACGACAAATCCTCAAAGGTCTTGCTTATCTGCACGGTCACAATCCTCCAGTTATACATCGAGATCTGAAGTGCGATAACATCTTTGTCAACGGACATCTTGGCCAAGTCAAAATTGGTGATTTAGGCTTAGCGACCATACTTTGTGGATCGCACCATGCTCATAGTGTCATAG GTACTCCTGAATTTATGGCACCAGAATTATACGAAGAGGATTATGATGAACTTGTAGATGTATACTCTTTTGGCATGTGTGTATTAGAAATGCTCACTTCTGAGTATCCGTATAGTGAATGTTCAAATCCAGCTCAAATATACAAGAAAGTCACCTCG GGAAAGCTACCAAAAGCATTTTACAAGATTAGTGATGCTGAAGCCCAAATATTTGTTGGAAGATGCTTGAATACTGCTTCTGAAAGGCCATCTGCTTCTGAGCTATTGAGGGATCCATTCCTTGCTGTTGATGAGGATGAACAATTATCTCCTGTCATAAACTTGCCATTTCATCAAAAGTTTACACCAAATGGggaacaaaatgaagtaccttgtCAGTCTGATGATTCAGTACTAGGTGGCACAGACATGATAATAACAGGAACAATGAATCCTGCGGATGATACCATCTTTCTCAAAGTACAAATTTCTCAAAAGAATG GCAAAGCAAGGAACATATTCTTCCCATTCGACATATCTAATGACACTGCAATGGAAGTGGCAGTGGAAATGGTGAAGGAGTTAGACATAACAGATTGGGATCCTCTTCAAATTGCTGATATGATTGACCAGGAAATTTCTGCTTTAATTCCAACATGGAAGAATTCACAGAACTCTGTTCAGAATTATGAACAGCAGCATAGCTTCAACTACGTAGAAGATGATGACGAAAACCATCGCAATCTTTTCTATTACATTTCCTCCCATTCTTCTTCTCAACTTTCTCTCCCTGGTCTACTCCCTTCATATCATCAAGAAAAATTGGACCATGATTGGCTTCAAG ATGAGTTGAAACCGTATGATGATTCAAGTTCTCAATGCTCGATGAACTCCTATGGATCCTACAACAACTTAAACTTCTGTTCCCTTCAAGAAGATGATGCTGATTTGAACTACAAGAAAGCAGAATCTCAGTACTGTACTGATCAGAAGACAAACAAATGTACTACGAGGTTCTGTCCTGAAACAAACATGTCCAAAAATCAGAGCGCGCTAATGAATCAACATCCAAAATTGACTAAGGTAAAATCGCTAGTTGATATCCGTAGTCAATTGATGCATCGTTCTCTTGTAGAAGAGATAAATAAGAGGCGCTTGTTCAACACTGTTGGTGCTGTTGAGAATATTGGCTATCACGATCCAGCCTTCAAGAAAAGCCATGGCTTAGGTTGGTGA
- the LOC104210938 gene encoding probable serine/threonine-protein kinase WNK11 isoform X2, translated as MHKVRMFKLNSELEYVEMDSSKRYGRFEEILGKGATKIVYKAFDELLGIEVAWNQVKLNDVFRSPEELQRLYSEVHLLKELDHESIMKFHASWINVEGRTFNFITEMFTSGTLREYRHKYKRVNIRAIKNWARQILKGLAYLHGHNPPVIHRDLKCDNIFVNGHLGQVKIGDLGLATILCGSHHAHSVIGTPEFMAPELYEEDYDELVDVYSFGMCVLEMLTSEYPYSECSNPAQIYKKVTSGKLPKAFYKISDAEAQIFVGRCLNTASERPSASELLRDPFLAVDEDEQLSPVINLPFHQKFTPNGEQNEVPCQSDDSVLGGTDMIITGTMNPADDTIFLKVQISQKNDELKPYDDSSSQCSMNSYGSYNNLNFCSLQEDDADLNYKKAESQYCTDQKTNKCTTRFCPETNMSKNQSALMNQHPKLTKVKSLVDIRSQLMHRSLVEEINKRRLFNTVGAVENIGYHDPAFKKSHGLGW; from the exons ATGCATAAAGTTCGGATGTTTAAATTAAACTCGGAGTTGGAATATGTGGAAATGGATTCATCTAAACGCTATGGACGT TTCGAAGAAATCCTTGGAAAAGGAGCAACAAAGATAGTGTATAAGGCATTTGATGAATTACTAGGAATAGAGGTAGCTTGGAACCAAGTGAAACTCAATGATGTGTTTAGATCACCTGAAGAATTACAAAGGCTCTACTCAGAAGTCCATCTCCTCAAGGAACTTGATCATGAATCCATCATGAAATTCCATGCATCTTGGATCAATGTTGAAGGCAGAACCTTCAACTTCATCACTGAAATGTTTACCTCTGGCACTCTTAGAGA GTATAGACACAAGTATAAGAGAGTAAATATACGTGCAATCAAGAATTGGGCACGACAAATCCTCAAAGGTCTTGCTTATCTGCACGGTCACAATCCTCCAGTTATACATCGAGATCTGAAGTGCGATAACATCTTTGTCAACGGACATCTTGGCCAAGTCAAAATTGGTGATTTAGGCTTAGCGACCATACTTTGTGGATCGCACCATGCTCATAGTGTCATAG GTACTCCTGAATTTATGGCACCAGAATTATACGAAGAGGATTATGATGAACTTGTAGATGTATACTCTTTTGGCATGTGTGTATTAGAAATGCTCACTTCTGAGTATCCGTATAGTGAATGTTCAAATCCAGCTCAAATATACAAGAAAGTCACCTCG GGAAAGCTACCAAAAGCATTTTACAAGATTAGTGATGCTGAAGCCCAAATATTTGTTGGAAGATGCTTGAATACTGCTTCTGAAAGGCCATCTGCTTCTGAGCTATTGAGGGATCCATTCCTTGCTGTTGATGAGGATGAACAATTATCTCCTGTCATAAACTTGCCATTTCATCAAAAGTTTACACCAAATGGggaacaaaatgaagtaccttgtCAGTCTGATGATTCAGTACTAGGTGGCACAGACATGATAATAACAGGAACAATGAATCCTGCGGATGATACCATCTTTCTCAAAGTACAAATTTCTCAAAAGAATG ATGAGTTGAAACCGTATGATGATTCAAGTTCTCAATGCTCGATGAACTCCTATGGATCCTACAACAACTTAAACTTCTGTTCCCTTCAAGAAGATGATGCTGATTTGAACTACAAGAAAGCAGAATCTCAGTACTGTACTGATCAGAAGACAAACAAATGTACTACGAGGTTCTGTCCTGAAACAAACATGTCCAAAAATCAGAGCGCGCTAATGAATCAACATCCAAAATTGACTAAGGTAAAATCGCTAGTTGATATCCGTAGTCAATTGATGCATCGTTCTCTTGTAGAAGAGATAAATAAGAGGCGCTTGTTCAACACTGTTGGTGCTGTTGAGAATATTGGCTATCACGATCCAGCCTTCAAGAAAAGCCATGGCTTAGGTTGGTGA